The following are encoded in a window of Vespa crabro chromosome 2, iyVesCrab1.2, whole genome shotgun sequence genomic DNA:
- the LOC124421853 gene encoding THO complex subunit 2 isoform X2, giving the protein MAGKVWNSEIWKTWDKHGKNDFLKLIKHLFKEGNAAEWRRGLYELISNGIHGNIKKDNVIATLSEVTNIDWAIPSAIVDIFTLIDAEVHTEDRNNFYYIVKESEKVLTDRIIKERLEIETLQDVGTLKNRSFQTKFIKVKTKLYYKQRKFNLFREESEGYSKLIVELNQERPESEVASTLEIVKSLIGYFNLDPNRVLDILLETFENRSEADAFFISLIRSYMSDQQVLCEVLGFKYSSTISATPFSLQKLTALMLQHSVIQLDDMLPWLVPDDETIIKEHEQAMKQAKEYVRKLSIISTKDKEEVPEEKENPQAKYASNQKFGLCEALLEIGAWEVTQALFSRLPEHCFTDQRPIALALCKMIQALIEPVYRKYCIISPKLQGRKVPPLKNSLAPKPICSLEEIHDQLLPMLIVLGPNLHHDPILLYKVMRLCHAAIKQCPLDANKQPVDKNSILYYDVLTILDVALLPSLSFMDCNCCVAEELWNILKYYPYQNRYCLYARWKNDTPLQHAALLRKRADAQKKIKSIMKRVSKETIKPVGRSIGKLTHSSPGVLFDYVLIQIQLYDNLIGPVVDSLKYLTNISYDVLGYCLVEALAGADRDRFKHDGTSISLWLQSLASFCGAIFKKYNIELTGLLQYVANQLKAQKSLDLLILKEIVQKMAGIEAAEEMTADQLDAMAGGDLLKNEAGYFSQVRNTKKSSQRLKEALAEHDLAVALCLLMAQQKHCVVYRETDKSHLKLVGKLYDQCQDTLVQFGTFLGSTMTVDEYVERLPSIHSMLQDNHIHADVAFFLARPMFAHAINIKYDFLRKADPNYKKMSSAIKQAKYAEAAQAVMAPVAQSVRPLHPLKVWEDISPQFLVTFWSLSMYDLYVPVESYQREINKLKQLAIQAADSKDMNASKGKKEQERYTTLIEKLQDERRKQEEHVEKVFAYLRQEKDSWFLSRSAKSAKNETITQFLQLCLFPRCTFTTVDAMYCAKFVHTIHSLKTANFSTLLCYDRLFCDITYSVTSCTENEANRYGRFLCAMLETVMRWHSERAIFDKECSNYPGFVTKFRVSNQFSEANDMVGFENYRHVCHKWHYKITKAIVVCLDSKDYVQIRNSLIILIKILPHFPVLSKLSQILERKVDKVKEEERGQRQDLHILATSYSGQLKARTPCMIRESDFHHVGDKAGKTQDASNSDTVDKVSNGITSKEISNGDTRTEKENKDQREKRNTMNQAHHSESSEKLRKKEENKDGADGKEKHTKKEESKEDDGIDKKDRKYYKEEHYYSGGVDNLDRDLSSVSNSSASSGPTPDGTDRVSDAKRRKLESIPKEGRRTEGNLEKKERSSKTKIRDEQKELRREKKLGRKRDRAEESVVTIEQKRRKDDERAKGVHQNGDVAEHREKHHYSKEKSPYTKERTHEREGRENRDKHRRSSDPKRR; this is encoded by the exons ATGGCTGGTAAAGTGTGGAATTCAGAAATATGGAAAACATGGGATAAACATGGAAAAAATGATTT CCTCAAGCTAATCAAGCACTTATTTAAGGAAGGCAACGCAGCAG AATGGAGAAGAGGATTGtacgaattaatttcaaatggaATCcatggaaatataaaaaaggataatgttattgctacatTAAGTGAAGTTACt AATATTGATTGGGCAATACCATCGGCAATAGTAGACATATTTACTTTAATCGATGCTGAAGTTCACACTGAAgacagaaataatttttattacattgtaAAAGAATCTGAGAAG gTATTAACAgacagaataataaaagaacgtTTAGAAATTGAAACATTACAAGATGTAGgaacattaaaaaatagaagttttcaaacaaaatttattaaagtaaaaacgaaattata TTACAAACaacgaaaatttaatttatttcgagaAGAAAGCGAAGGCTATTCAAAACTTATTGTAGAATTAAATCAAGAACGTCCGGAAAGTGAAGTAGCATCAACATtagaaatcgtgaaatctctgattg GATATTTCAACCTTGATCCTAATCGTGtacttgatattttattagaaacttTTGAAAATCGATCAGAAGCCGATGcgttttttatatctttaattcGTTCATATATGAGCGATCAGCAAGTACTTTGTGAAGTTTTAGGATTTAAATATAGCTCTACTATCAGTGCAACTCCATTTTCCTTGCAAAAACTTACTGCGCTCATGCTTCAACATTCTGTAATACAATTGGATGATATGCTTCCTTGGCTAGTGCCAGATGATGAGACTATTATTAAAGAGCACGAACAAGCAATGAAACAGGCTAAAGAATACGTTCGTAAGTTAAGTATAATTTCAactaaagataaagaagaggtgccagaagaaaaagagaatccaCAG GCTAAATACGCAAGTAATCAAAAATTTGGTTTATGTGAAGCATTGTTAGAAATAGGAGCTTGGGAAGTAACACAAGCTCTTTTTAGTCGATTACCGGAACATTGTTTTACAGATCAACGTCCTATTGCATTAGCCCTATGTAAAATGATTCAAGCTCTCATAGAGCCTGTTTATCGAAA ATATTGCATAATATCACCTAAATTACAAGGTCGAAAAGTCCCTCcattaaaaaattctcttgCACCAAAACCAATATGTAGTTTAGAAGAAATACATGACCAATTATTACCCATGTTAATAGTTCTTGGTCCTAACTTACATCATGATCCGATTTTGTTATACAAAGTTATGAGATTATGTCATGCTGCTATCAAACAATGTCCATTAGATGCAAACAAGCAACCAGTTGACAAGAACAgtattctttattatgatgTATTAACAATACTTGATGTAGCCTTGTTACCCTCATTGTCTTTTATGGATTGTAATTGTTGTGTGGCAGAAGAATTatggaatattttaaaatactaTCCATATcaaaatcgttattgtttatatgcaAGATGGAAAAATGATACTCCTCTTCAACATGCAGCTCTTCTCAGAAAACGAGCAGATGCtcagaaaaagattaaatcaATCATGAAAAGAGTTAGCAAAGAAACAATTAAACCTGTTGGAAGATCAATTGGTAAATTAACACATTCTTCTCCTGGGGTATTGTTTGATTATGTTCTTATACAGATTCAGTTGTACGATAATCTCATag GACCAGTTGTAGactcattaaaatatttaacgaacaTTTCTTATGATGTACTTGGATATTGTCTTGTGGAAGCATTAGCTGGAGCTGATAGAGATAGATTTAAACATGATGGAACCAGTATATCTTTATGGTTACAATCTCTTGCATCATTTTGTGGagctatttttaaaaaatataatatagaactTACAGGTCTATTACAATATGTAGCGAATCAACTTAAAGCACAAAAaag tttagatttattaatattaaaagaaatagtacAAAAGATGGCAGGCATCGAAGCTGCTGAAGAAATGACAGCAGATCAACTAGATGCCATGGCTGGAGgagatttattgaaaaatgag GCCGGATATTTTAGTCAGGTTCGTAACACAAAAAAATCATCACAGCGCCTCAAAGAGGCTCTTGCTGAACATGATCTAGCTGTAGCTCTTTGTCTATTAATGGCACAACAAAAACATTGTGTTGTATACAGAGAAACAGATAAATCTCACCTCAAACTTGTTG gaaAATTATACGACCAATGTCAGGATACATTGGTACAATTTGGTACTTTTCTGGGTTCTACAATGACAGTCGATGAATATGTAGAAAGATTACCATCTATACATTCTATGCTGCAGGACAATCACATACATGCAGATGTTGCATTTTTTCTTGCACGACCAATGTTTGCACATGCCATTAAT ATCAAATATGATTTTCTCCGCAAAGCTGATCCAAATTACAAGAAAATGTCTAGTGCTATAAAACAAGCTAAATATGCAGAAGCTGCACAAGCTGTAATGGCACCAGTTGCTCAATCCGTTAGACCTTTACATCCATTAAAAGTATGGGAAGATATCTCACCACAATTTCTAGTTACATTTTGGTCATTGTCTATGTACGATCTTTATGTTCCTGTCGAAAGTtatcaaagagaaattaataaattaaagcaACTTGCTATTCAAGCTGCAGATTCCAAAGATATG AATGCTAgcaaggggaaaaaagaacaagaaagataTACTACTTTAATAGAGAAACTAcaagatgaaagaagaaagcaaGAAGAACATGTTGAGAAAGTATTTGCATATCTTAG acaAGAGAAAGATTCCTGGTTTTTATCTCGAAGTGCAAAATCcgcaaaaaatgaaacaataacACAGTTTCTTCAATTATGTTTATTCCCTAGATGTACATTTACAACAGTAGATGCTATGTACTGTGCAAAATTTGTACACACCATTCATTCATTAAAGACTGCAAATTTTTCAACGCTTCTTTGTTATGACAGG CTTTTTTGTGATATAACATATTCAGTCACTTCATGTACAGAAAATGAAGCAAACCGTTATGGTAGATTTTTATGTGCTATGTTGGAGACAGTAATGAGGTGGCATTCTGAAAGGGCTATATTTGATAAG GAATGTAGTAATTATCCAGGATTCGTTACTAAATTTCGTGTGAGCAATCAATTTTCTGAAGCAAATGATATGGTTGGTTTTGAAAATTATAGGCATGTATGCCATAAATGGCATTACAAAATTACAAAg gCCATTGTGGTTTGTTTAGACTCTAAAGATTATGTGCAAATaagaaattcattaataatattaattaaaatattgccACATTTTCCTGTATTATCAAAACTTTCACAAATTTTGGAGCGTAAAGTtgataaagtaaaagaagaagaacgtggCCAACGTCAAGATTTACATATCCTAGCAACATCGTATAGCGGCCAATTAAAAGCTAGAACACCCTGTATGATACGCGAATCAGATTTTCATCATGTTGGCGATAAG GCGGGAAAAACACAGGATGCATCAAATAGTGACACAGTAGATAAAGTTAGTAATGGTATTACATCTAAAGAGATAAGTAATGGTGATACtagaacagaaaaagaaaacaaagatcaAAGGGAAAAACGTAATACAATGAACCAAGCACATCA CAGCGAAAGTTCTGAGAAACTTcggaaaaaggaggaaaataaAGACGGTGCagacggaaaagaaaaacatactaaaaaagaagaatcaaaaGAAGACGATGGCATTGACAAAAAAGATCGCAAATATTATAAG GAAGAACATTACTATAGCGGTGGTGTGGATAATTTAGATAGAGATCTTTCTAGTGTATCAAATAGTAGTGCCAGTTCAGGACCAACACCAGATGGAACAGATAGAG TTTCAGATgccaaaagaagaaaacttgAAAGTATTCCAAAg GAAGGTAGGAGAACAGAGGGTAatcttgaaaaaaaggaacgttctagcaaaacaaaaatacgagatgaacaaaaagaacttcgcagagaaaaaaaattaggacGAAAGAgg GATCGAGCAGAAGAATCTGTGGTAACGATTGaacaaaaacgaagaaaagatgaTGAAAGAG CCAAAGGAGTACATCAAAATGGAGATGTAGCAGAACACAGAGAAAAACATCATTATAGCAAG GAAAAATCTCCATATACAAAGGAACGTACGCATGAACGCGAAGGACGAGAGAACAGAGACAAACA TAGGAGGAGTTCAGATCCCAAACGAAGATGA
- the LOC124421853 gene encoding THO complex subunit 2 isoform X3, producing the protein MAGKVWNSEIWKTWDKHGKNDFLKLIKHLFKEGNAAEWRRGLYELISNGIHGNIKKDNVIATLSEVTNIDWAIPSAIVDIFTLIDAEVHTEDRNNFYYIVKESEKVLTDRIIKERLEIETLQDVGTLKNRSFQTKFIKVKTKLYYKQRKFNLFREESEGYSKLIVELNQERPESEVASTLEIVKSLIGYFNLDPNRVLDILLETFENRSEADAFFISLIRSYMSDQQVLCEVLGFKYSSTISATPFSLQKLTALMLQHSVIQLDDMLPWLVPDDETIIKEHEQAMKQAKEYVRKLSIISTKDKEEVPEEKENPQAKYASNQKFGLCEALLEIGAWEVTQALFSRLPEHCFTDQRPIALALCKMIQALIEPVYRKYCIISPKLQGRKVPPLKNSLAPKPICSLEEIHDQLLPMLIVLGPNLHHDPILLYKVMRLCHAAIKQCPLDANKQPVDKNSILYYDVLTILDVALLPSLSFMDCNCCVAEELWNILKYYPYQNRYCLYARWKNDTPLQHAALLRKRADAQKKIKSIMKRVSKETIKPVGRSIGKLTHSSPGVLFDYVLIQIQLYDNLIGPVVDSLKYLTNISYDVLGYCLVEALAGADRDRFKHDGTSISLWLQSLASFCGAIFKKYNIELTGLLQYVANQLKAQKSLDLLILKEIVQKMAGIEAAEEMTADQLDAMAGGDLLKNEAGYFSQVRNTKKSSQRLKEALAEHDLAVALCLLMAQQKHCVVYRETDKSHLKLVGKLYDQCQDTLVQFGTFLGSTMTVDEYVERLPSIHSMLQDNHIHADVAFFLARPMFAHAINIKYDFLRKADPNYKKMSSAIKQAKYAEAAQAVMAPVAQSVRPLHPLKVWEDISPQFLVTFWSLSMYDLYVPVESYQREINKLKQLAIQAADSKDMNASKGKKEQERYTTLIEKLQDERRKQEEHVEKVFAYLRQEKDSWFLSRSAKSAKNETITQFLQLCLFPRCTFTTVDAMYCAKFVHTIHSLKTANFSTLLCYDRLFCDITYSVTSCTENEANRYGRFLCAMLETVMRWHSERAIFDKECSNYPGFVTKFRVSNQFSEANDMVGFENYRHVCHKWHYKITKAIVVCLDSKDYVQIRNSLIILIKILPHFPVLSKLSQILERKVDKVKEEERGQRQDLHILATSYSGQLKARTPCMIRESDFHHVGDKAGKTQDASNSDTVDKVSNGITSKEISNGDTRTEKENKDQREKRNTMNQAHHESSEKLRKKEENKDGADGKEKHTKKEESKEDDGIDKKDRKYYKEEHYYSGGVDNLDRDLSSVSNSSASSGPTPDGTDRVSDAKRRKLESIPKQEGRRTEGNLEKKERSSKTKIRDEQKELRREKKLGRKRDRAEESVVTIEQKRRKDDERAKGVHQNGDVAEHREKHHYSKEKSPYTKERTHEREGRENRDKHRRSSDPKRR; encoded by the exons ATGGCTGGTAAAGTGTGGAATTCAGAAATATGGAAAACATGGGATAAACATGGAAAAAATGATTT CCTCAAGCTAATCAAGCACTTATTTAAGGAAGGCAACGCAGCAG AATGGAGAAGAGGATTGtacgaattaatttcaaatggaATCcatggaaatataaaaaaggataatgttattgctacatTAAGTGAAGTTACt AATATTGATTGGGCAATACCATCGGCAATAGTAGACATATTTACTTTAATCGATGCTGAAGTTCACACTGAAgacagaaataatttttattacattgtaAAAGAATCTGAGAAG gTATTAACAgacagaataataaaagaacgtTTAGAAATTGAAACATTACAAGATGTAGgaacattaaaaaatagaagttttcaaacaaaatttattaaagtaaaaacgaaattata TTACAAACaacgaaaatttaatttatttcgagaAGAAAGCGAAGGCTATTCAAAACTTATTGTAGAATTAAATCAAGAACGTCCGGAAAGTGAAGTAGCATCAACATtagaaatcgtgaaatctctgattg GATATTTCAACCTTGATCCTAATCGTGtacttgatattttattagaaacttTTGAAAATCGATCAGAAGCCGATGcgttttttatatctttaattcGTTCATATATGAGCGATCAGCAAGTACTTTGTGAAGTTTTAGGATTTAAATATAGCTCTACTATCAGTGCAACTCCATTTTCCTTGCAAAAACTTACTGCGCTCATGCTTCAACATTCTGTAATACAATTGGATGATATGCTTCCTTGGCTAGTGCCAGATGATGAGACTATTATTAAAGAGCACGAACAAGCAATGAAACAGGCTAAAGAATACGTTCGTAAGTTAAGTATAATTTCAactaaagataaagaagaggtgccagaagaaaaagagaatccaCAG GCTAAATACGCAAGTAATCAAAAATTTGGTTTATGTGAAGCATTGTTAGAAATAGGAGCTTGGGAAGTAACACAAGCTCTTTTTAGTCGATTACCGGAACATTGTTTTACAGATCAACGTCCTATTGCATTAGCCCTATGTAAAATGATTCAAGCTCTCATAGAGCCTGTTTATCGAAA ATATTGCATAATATCACCTAAATTACAAGGTCGAAAAGTCCCTCcattaaaaaattctcttgCACCAAAACCAATATGTAGTTTAGAAGAAATACATGACCAATTATTACCCATGTTAATAGTTCTTGGTCCTAACTTACATCATGATCCGATTTTGTTATACAAAGTTATGAGATTATGTCATGCTGCTATCAAACAATGTCCATTAGATGCAAACAAGCAACCAGTTGACAAGAACAgtattctttattatgatgTATTAACAATACTTGATGTAGCCTTGTTACCCTCATTGTCTTTTATGGATTGTAATTGTTGTGTGGCAGAAGAATTatggaatattttaaaatactaTCCATATcaaaatcgttattgtttatatgcaAGATGGAAAAATGATACTCCTCTTCAACATGCAGCTCTTCTCAGAAAACGAGCAGATGCtcagaaaaagattaaatcaATCATGAAAAGAGTTAGCAAAGAAACAATTAAACCTGTTGGAAGATCAATTGGTAAATTAACACATTCTTCTCCTGGGGTATTGTTTGATTATGTTCTTATACAGATTCAGTTGTACGATAATCTCATag GACCAGTTGTAGactcattaaaatatttaacgaacaTTTCTTATGATGTACTTGGATATTGTCTTGTGGAAGCATTAGCTGGAGCTGATAGAGATAGATTTAAACATGATGGAACCAGTATATCTTTATGGTTACAATCTCTTGCATCATTTTGTGGagctatttttaaaaaatataatatagaactTACAGGTCTATTACAATATGTAGCGAATCAACTTAAAGCACAAAAaag tttagatttattaatattaaaagaaatagtacAAAAGATGGCAGGCATCGAAGCTGCTGAAGAAATGACAGCAGATCAACTAGATGCCATGGCTGGAGgagatttattgaaaaatgag GCCGGATATTTTAGTCAGGTTCGTAACACAAAAAAATCATCACAGCGCCTCAAAGAGGCTCTTGCTGAACATGATCTAGCTGTAGCTCTTTGTCTATTAATGGCACAACAAAAACATTGTGTTGTATACAGAGAAACAGATAAATCTCACCTCAAACTTGTTG gaaAATTATACGACCAATGTCAGGATACATTGGTACAATTTGGTACTTTTCTGGGTTCTACAATGACAGTCGATGAATATGTAGAAAGATTACCATCTATACATTCTATGCTGCAGGACAATCACATACATGCAGATGTTGCATTTTTTCTTGCACGACCAATGTTTGCACATGCCATTAAT ATCAAATATGATTTTCTCCGCAAAGCTGATCCAAATTACAAGAAAATGTCTAGTGCTATAAAACAAGCTAAATATGCAGAAGCTGCACAAGCTGTAATGGCACCAGTTGCTCAATCCGTTAGACCTTTACATCCATTAAAAGTATGGGAAGATATCTCACCACAATTTCTAGTTACATTTTGGTCATTGTCTATGTACGATCTTTATGTTCCTGTCGAAAGTtatcaaagagaaattaataaattaaagcaACTTGCTATTCAAGCTGCAGATTCCAAAGATATG AATGCTAgcaaggggaaaaaagaacaagaaagataTACTACTTTAATAGAGAAACTAcaagatgaaagaagaaagcaaGAAGAACATGTTGAGAAAGTATTTGCATATCTTAG acaAGAGAAAGATTCCTGGTTTTTATCTCGAAGTGCAAAATCcgcaaaaaatgaaacaataacACAGTTTCTTCAATTATGTTTATTCCCTAGATGTACATTTACAACAGTAGATGCTATGTACTGTGCAAAATTTGTACACACCATTCATTCATTAAAGACTGCAAATTTTTCAACGCTTCTTTGTTATGACAGG CTTTTTTGTGATATAACATATTCAGTCACTTCATGTACAGAAAATGAAGCAAACCGTTATGGTAGATTTTTATGTGCTATGTTGGAGACAGTAATGAGGTGGCATTCTGAAAGGGCTATATTTGATAAG GAATGTAGTAATTATCCAGGATTCGTTACTAAATTTCGTGTGAGCAATCAATTTTCTGAAGCAAATGATATGGTTGGTTTTGAAAATTATAGGCATGTATGCCATAAATGGCATTACAAAATTACAAAg gCCATTGTGGTTTGTTTAGACTCTAAAGATTATGTGCAAATaagaaattcattaataatattaattaaaatattgccACATTTTCCTGTATTATCAAAACTTTCACAAATTTTGGAGCGTAAAGTtgataaagtaaaagaagaagaacgtggCCAACGTCAAGATTTACATATCCTAGCAACATCGTATAGCGGCCAATTAAAAGCTAGAACACCCTGTATGATACGCGAATCAGATTTTCATCATGTTGGCGATAAG GCGGGAAAAACACAGGATGCATCAAATAGTGACACAGTAGATAAAGTTAGTAATGGTATTACATCTAAAGAGATAAGTAATGGTGATACtagaacagaaaaagaaaacaaagatcaAAGGGAAAAACGTAATACAATGAACCAAGCACATCA CGAAAGTTCTGAGAAACTTcggaaaaaggaggaaaataaAGACGGTGCagacggaaaagaaaaacatactaaaaaagaagaatcaaaaGAAGACGATGGCATTGACAAAAAAGATCGCAAATATTATAAG GAAGAACATTACTATAGCGGTGGTGTGGATAATTTAGATAGAGATCTTTCTAGTGTATCAAATAGTAGTGCCAGTTCAGGACCAACACCAGATGGAACAGATAGAG TTTCAGATgccaaaagaagaaaacttgAAAGTATTCCAAAg CAGGAAGGTAGGAGAACAGAGGGTAatcttgaaaaaaaggaacgttctagcaaaacaaaaatacgagatgaacaaaaagaacttcgcagagaaaaaaaattaggacGAAAGAgg GATCGAGCAGAAGAATCTGTGGTAACGATTGaacaaaaacgaagaaaagatgaTGAAAGAG CCAAAGGAGTACATCAAAATGGAGATGTAGCAGAACACAGAGAAAAACATCATTATAGCAAG GAAAAATCTCCATATACAAAGGAACGTACGCATGAACGCGAAGGACGAGAGAACAGAGACAAACA TAGGAGGAGTTCAGATCCCAAACGAAGATGA